A section of the Candidatus Moraniibacteriota bacterium genome encodes:
- a CDS encoding glycosyltransferase: protein MKIALVHDYLVQYGGAERVLEAFTEIWPYAPIYTLLHDPEAMHGKFADKRIYTSFLQRSRFARKHHRLFPPLMPVAIESFDFSQYDVVLSDSSSYAKGIITRPETLHISYVHTPMRYAWDDCQKYTQDFGFPRFIRQLVPFFMNPIRLWDKASADRVDSFIANSEFVRARIAKYYRKESVVIHPPVDVARFQVAPESEQREYFLMVGRLIAYKRHDIAIEAFNRLKLPLKIIGRGPEFERLKRLAGPTIEFLGRVPDSELPKYYAECRAFVFPQEEDFGIVAEEAFASGRPVIAYRGGDIVEHLEAGTMGEFFDVQSADSLVAAVERFQGQHYDGAYIRAKAERFDKALFQATIRDSVEALVQGHLARRGAGLGPGPTIYS from the coding sequence ATGAAAATCGCACTCGTCCATGACTATCTGGTGCAGTACGGTGGCGCCGAGCGTGTGCTCGAGGCGTTCACCGAGATCTGGCCGTATGCGCCGATCTATACGCTCCTTCATGACCCCGAGGCCATGCATGGTAAGTTCGCCGACAAGCGGATTTATACCTCCTTCCTCCAGCGTTCGCGGTTTGCGCGCAAACACCACCGACTTTTTCCCCCGCTCATGCCGGTCGCGATTGAGAGCTTTGATTTCTCTCAGTATGATGTCGTCTTGTCGGATTCATCGAGCTATGCCAAAGGCATCATCACGCGGCCCGAGACACTCCATATCTCCTATGTCCATACGCCGATGCGCTATGCCTGGGATGATTGCCAGAAATATACGCAGGATTTTGGCTTCCCGCGTTTCATCCGGCAACTCGTGCCGTTTTTCATGAATCCAATCCGACTGTGGGACAAGGCCTCGGCGGACCGGGTCGACTCCTTCATCGCGAATTCCGAATTTGTCCGCGCTCGTATCGCCAAGTACTATCGCAAGGAGTCGGTCGTCATCCATCCGCCCGTCGATGTCGCGCGCTTCCAAGTGGCACCGGAGAGCGAACAGCGGGAGTATTTCCTCATGGTGGGGCGGCTCATCGCCTACAAGCGGCACGATATCGCGATTGAGGCCTTCAATCGACTGAAGCTGCCGCTCAAGATCATCGGCCGTGGCCCAGAGTTTGAGCGACTGAAGCGACTCGCTGGTCCGACGATTGAGTTCCTCGGGCGCGTACCAGACAGTGAACTCCCGAAGTACTATGCCGAGTGCCGCGCATTCGTTTTCCCGCAGGAGGAGGACTTTGGTATCGTCGCGGAGGAAGCCTTTGCGTCTGGCCGGCCGGTGATCGCCTACCGTGGTGGTGACATCGTCGAGCATCTCGAAGCGGGCACGATGGGAGAGTTTTTTGATGTTCAGTCGGCTGATTCACTCGTGGCGGCGGTCGAGCGGTTTCAGGGGCAGCACTATGACGGGGCGTACATCCGCGCCAAGGCCGAACGGTTTGACAAGGCGCTCTTTCAGGCTACAATACGGGACTCGGTGGAGGCACTCGTCCAAGGGCATCTCGCCAGGCGGGGCGCTGGTCTTGGACCGGGGCCGACGATATACTCATGA
- a CDS encoding rod shape-determining protein — translation MPFSWNTFWKRLTERFFGNFTQDIGIDLGTANTLVYVRGRGIVINEPSVVAVNQRTGQILAIGREAKKMVGKTPGHIVATRPLVDGVVSDFEITQQMLRFFIGKVTEGSFKFLRRPRVLIGIPSGVTEVEKRAVIEAAMNAGARQAFLIDEPMAAAIGGRLPVIDAAGNMVVDIGGGTTEVAVISLGGVVISRSLRIAGDEMNEDIIRFCRDEFNLLVGERTAEDVKIAIGSAFPLKERLQYSIRGRDLVSGLPKEVVITDEHVREALSRSIRIIVNNIKTLIEETPPELISDIMQRGISISGGGSLIRGLDRLLASQTGMPVNRVEDPLTAVVRGTGIVLDDMDTLKEVLIEDEQNRPLG, via the coding sequence ATGCCTTTCTCCTGGAACACCTTCTGGAAGCGTCTCACTGAGCGGTTTTTCGGTAATTTTACTCAGGATATCGGCATCGATCTCGGCACAGCCAACACGCTCGTCTACGTGCGAGGCCGGGGCATCGTCATCAATGAGCCGTCCGTCGTAGCGGTCAATCAGCGCACGGGGCAGATCCTCGCTATCGGTCGTGAGGCCAAGAAAATGGTCGGTAAGACTCCGGGGCACATCGTCGCGACGCGGCCCTTGGTGGATGGCGTTGTGTCTGATTTCGAGATCACCCAGCAGATGCTCCGCTTCTTCATCGGCAAGGTGACTGAGGGGAGCTTCAAGTTCCTGCGTCGCCCGCGAGTCTTGATCGGTATCCCGTCGGGTGTGACCGAGGTCGAGAAGCGCGCGGTCATCGAGGCTGCGATGAACGCGGGTGCTCGACAAGCCTTCCTTATCGACGAACCGATGGCAGCGGCGATCGGCGGACGACTTCCGGTTATCGATGCCGCTGGCAATATGGTCGTCGACATCGGTGGTGGGACGACCGAAGTGGCTGTCATTTCGCTCGGGGGGGTGGTCATCTCGCGCAGTCTGCGGATCGCGGGTGATGAGATGAATGAGGATATCATCCGTTTTTGTCGTGATGAGTTCAATCTGCTCGTCGGGGAGCGGACGGCTGAGGACGTAAAGATCGCGATCGGGAGTGCTTTTCCACTGAAAGAACGCCTGCAGTACTCGATCCGTGGCCGGGACCTGGTCTCGGGTTTACCGAAAGAAGTGGTCATCACTGATGAACATGTGCGTGAAGCACTGTCGCGTTCGATTCGCATCATCGTGAACAATATCAAGACGCTTATCGAGGAGACACCGCCCGAACTCATTTCTGATATTATGCAGCGCGGCATTTCGATCTCGGGTGGCGGCAGTCTCATCCGCGGACTGGACCGGCTCCTCGCGAGCCAGACAGGGATGCCCGTGAATCGAGTAGAAGATCCGCTGACGGCTGTGGTTCGCGGGACAGGGATCGTCCTCGATGATATGGATACACTCAAAGAGGTGCTCATTGAAGACGAACAAAATCGACCGCTAGGCTAG
- a CDS encoding glycosyltransferase family 4 protein, with product MRIGIDIRSLAAGRRTGVEEYTIGLLQELFRIGSEHTYVLFFNAWGRGEPDLSWAQRFPHVTIKRFRIPNKLLNLCLWYLKRPRLDRLIGGVDVFFMPNLNFAALSREVKLIVTAHDLSFEFFPEMFAWRQRLWHFAVNFRSLLRRADAVIAVSASTKDDLVTRYGIAASKIHVILSGIDARFAPADRNDVSLLAVQEKYQLPYKFILYLGTIEPRKNLGALLSAFEAFQREAVGEEMSRYELVLAGRPGWKYEELFQAIDQSPVRDKIRLIGFVEDRDKPALYNLASVFVYPSFYEGFGFPPLEALACGVPVIPSHSASLPEVVGEAGVLIDPYRPDEILQAFRGILGDKSYQMKLRERALARRSDFTWGRVGRTFLELLVGL from the coding sequence ATGCGCATCGGCATCGACATCCGTTCGCTCGCCGCGGGGCGGCGAACCGGCGTGGAAGAATATACAATCGGGCTCTTGCAAGAGCTCTTTCGGATCGGGTCAGAGCATACCTACGTGCTCTTTTTCAATGCGTGGGGGAGGGGTGAACCGGACCTCTCCTGGGCGCAGCGTTTCCCTCATGTCACGATCAAACGTTTTCGGATTCCGAATAAGCTCCTCAATCTGTGCCTCTGGTATCTGAAGCGTCCGAGACTCGATCGGCTTATCGGCGGCGTGGATGTGTTCTTCATGCCCAATCTGAATTTCGCGGCCCTCTCGCGGGAGGTAAAGCTCATCGTCACGGCGCATGATTTGTCGTTTGAATTTTTCCCTGAGATGTTTGCGTGGAGACAGCGGCTCTGGCACTTTGCGGTCAATTTCCGATCGCTGCTTCGTCGAGCGGATGCGGTCATCGCAGTTTCTGCATCAACCAAGGACGACCTCGTGACTCGCTATGGGATTGCTGCTTCGAAGATCCATGTCATCCTGAGCGGCATCGATGCGCGTTTCGCACCCGCGGATCGCAATGATGTGTCACTCCTCGCGGTCCAAGAGAAGTACCAATTGCCCTACAAATTTATCCTCTATCTCGGCACCATCGAACCGCGGAAAAATCTCGGCGCGCTCCTGTCGGCCTTCGAGGCATTTCAGCGGGAGGCGGTCGGCGAGGAGATGTCGCGCTACGAACTTGTTCTCGCAGGCCGGCCCGGCTGGAAATACGAAGAGCTCTTTCAGGCGATCGACCAGTCACCGGTCCGGGACAAGATCCGGCTGATTGGATTTGTCGAGGATAGAGACAAGCCCGCCCTCTACAATCTCGCTAGCGTGTTCGTCTACCCGTCCTTCTATGAAGGGTTCGGGTTTCCTCCACTCGAAGCACTTGCTTGTGGCGTGCCAGTGATTCCTTCGCATTCGGCTTCTCTGCCGGAGGTCGTCGGGGAGGCCGGCGTACTCATCGATCCCTATCGTCCCGACGAGATTCTCCAGGCCTTCCGGGGCATTCTCGGCGACAAATCGTATCAGATGAAACTCCGCGAACGAGCTCTTGCCCGACGTTCAGACTTCACCTGGGGACGCGTGGGACGGACCTTTCTGGAGCTGCTCGTCGGACTCTAG
- a CDS encoding matrixin family metalloprotease → MLKRIIIWIIILGAGIGTLYAFESTRVPCQQALAYSVGQFDPRFGISEDEFRQAIASAEQPWEEALGRDLFRYEAGALFPVNLIFDERQARTIDGQALDHEWAAVQSQQTTIKGKYDAFSAELAKARQKYDASAATFDTRLGRYNARVDAWNRSARTDQDELEGIQSEEKRLRQDQTALEKERDRVNALVTEVNRYAKEGEKVVDRYNERVNDFTATYGTEGSFDQGVYEGTGIDIYQFDDREHLRMVLIHELGHALGIAHVVNPASIMYPIMGAQDVKHLTLTTEDRAALDGVCSVTAWDLLLRDSREAWSLLTT, encoded by the coding sequence ATGCTGAAACGCATCATCATCTGGATCATCATCCTCGGCGCGGGTATCGGGACGCTCTACGCGTTCGAGTCGACACGCGTGCCTTGCCAACAGGCGCTCGCCTACTCGGTGGGCCAGTTTGATCCGCGCTTCGGGATCTCGGAGGATGAATTCCGACAGGCCATTGCCAGTGCCGAACAGCCATGGGAGGAAGCGCTTGGTCGGGACCTCTTCCGCTATGAAGCCGGGGCGCTCTTTCCGGTGAATCTCATCTTTGACGAGCGGCAGGCGCGGACGATCGATGGCCAGGCGCTCGACCATGAATGGGCAGCAGTCCAATCCCAGCAGACGACGATCAAGGGGAAATATGATGCGTTTTCAGCCGAACTGGCCAAGGCCCGCCAGAAGTACGATGCATCAGCCGCCACTTTTGACACTCGGCTCGGGCGGTACAATGCGCGTGTCGATGCTTGGAATCGGAGCGCGCGGACGGACCAAGATGAGCTCGAGGGTATCCAAAGTGAAGAGAAGCGGCTGCGACAGGACCAAACGGCACTGGAAAAGGAGCGGGACAGAGTGAATGCGCTGGTGACGGAAGTGAACCGCTATGCCAAGGAGGGGGAGAAAGTGGTCGACCGCTATAATGAGCGGGTGAATGACTTCACTGCGACCTATGGCACCGAGGGCTCATTCGACCAGGGAGTGTATGAGGGTACCGGTATCGACATCTATCAATTCGACGACCGCGAACACCTCCGCATGGTGCTGATCCATGAGCTGGGGCACGCACTCGGCATCGCACATGTGGTGAATCCGGCTTCGATCATGTATCCGATCATGGGTGCGCAGGACGTGAAGCATCTCACGCTCACGACCGAGGACCGAGCGGCGCTCGACGGCGTGTGTTCGGTCACGGCCTGGGATCTTTTACTCCGTGATTCACGCGAGGCTTGGTCGCTTTTGACGACGTAG
- the mrdA gene encoding penicillin-binding protein 2, with protein MLFRSQRQQPPSLSEIDDAVLTLTKQEAARIEWTLDRRPVGIYFIAVMFALLLLGGRFAYMNIWKGAYYEQLARDNSLRSILLAAPRGIIRDRFGEPLVKNTPSLDSIIIPTVLPEDPTERRRVLDAAEQLFPLESPEWRLSVETRVFGPNEAVLIKEDLTQEEAIRYYSQANTLPGIGIQKSARREYVNGTIFSHILGYEGKIKKEELAEHPEYLFTDSIGKQGVEKAYESTLRGVHGREVVEVDSLGRVKKELGVIPPKPGQDITLTIDKALTEKLYTTMADWFMTNGLSVGAAIAIDPRSGAIRALVSYPGYDNNLFSCGIQSDEYAALIENPAMPLFNRAIAGEYPPGSTIKPVIATAALAEHIITPETRIESRGGISVGNFFFGDWKVHGFTDLRRAIAVSSDVYFYTLGGGYGGIGGLGMERMKRYEQVFGYGAVSGIDLPGEANGFLPDPDWKKEKIGERWYIGDDYHAAIGQGFVTATPLQIVNAIAAIANGGTLYVPHVRDGIATASKPVSVSPDILQVVREGMRETVTEGTAQSLQTLSVAAAGKTGTAQYGTGDKTHGWFVSFAPYENPELVMIVLVEGQSKDSTYHAVPITKAVYDWYFSREKRP; from the coding sequence ATGCTATTCAGATCACAACGCCAACAGCCTCCGTCCCTGAGCGAAATCGACGACGCGGTGTTGACACTGACCAAGCAGGAAGCAGCGCGTATTGAGTGGACGCTCGATCGTCGCCCAGTAGGGATATATTTTATCGCGGTTATGTTCGCACTCCTCTTGCTTGGCGGGCGTTTCGCTTACATGAATATCTGGAAGGGTGCATATTATGAACAATTGGCGCGGGACAATAGTTTGCGTTCCATCCTCTTGGCGGCCCCACGGGGTATCATTAGAGATCGTTTCGGTGAACCGCTCGTGAAGAATACTCCGAGCCTCGATAGCATCATCATCCCCACCGTGCTACCAGAAGACCCTACCGAGCGCCGGCGCGTCTTGGATGCAGCTGAACAATTGTTCCCTCTCGAGTCACCGGAGTGGCGTCTGTCGGTCGAGACGCGGGTGTTTGGGCCGAATGAAGCGGTACTCATCAAGGAAGACCTGACACAGGAAGAGGCGATCAGGTATTACAGCCAGGCGAATACTCTGCCCGGTATCGGCATTCAAAAATCAGCTCGGCGTGAGTATGTGAATGGGACGATCTTTTCTCACATTCTCGGGTACGAAGGGAAAATAAAAAAAGAAGAACTCGCGGAGCATCCCGAATACCTTTTCACGGACTCGATCGGGAAACAGGGAGTTGAGAAGGCATATGAGTCAACGCTTCGCGGTGTTCACGGGCGGGAAGTGGTGGAGGTCGATTCGCTCGGCCGGGTGAAGAAAGAGCTCGGCGTCATTCCGCCGAAGCCGGGTCAGGACATCACCCTCACGATCGACAAGGCGCTAACGGAGAAACTCTACACGACCATGGCTGATTGGTTCATGACCAACGGGCTGTCGGTGGGAGCAGCGATCGCGATCGACCCACGCTCCGGCGCGATCCGAGCTCTCGTTTCCTATCCGGGCTATGACAACAACCTCTTTTCGTGCGGCATTCAGAGCGATGAGTATGCGGCCTTGATCGAGAATCCAGCGATGCCACTTTTCAATCGGGCCATCGCGGGTGAATATCCACCGGGTTCAACCATCAAGCCAGTCATCGCAACGGCCGCGCTCGCAGAACATATCATCACGCCCGAGACGAGGATCGAAAGCCGGGGCGGTATCAGCGTGGGAAATTTTTTCTTCGGTGATTGGAAGGTACATGGATTTACCGATCTCCGCCGTGCGATCGCTGTCTCGAGTGATGTGTATTTTTATACTCTCGGTGGGGGCTATGGTGGTATCGGTGGGCTCGGGATGGAGCGGATGAAGCGCTATGAGCAGGTGTTCGGCTATGGGGCAGTCTCGGGCATCGATTTGCCAGGCGAAGCGAATGGCTTCCTCCCAGATCCAGACTGGAAAAAAGAGAAAATCGGTGAGCGTTGGTATATCGGCGATGATTATCATGCGGCTATCGGTCAGGGTTTCGTGACGGCTACGCCGCTCCAGATCGTAAATGCAATCGCCGCGATCGCCAATGGTGGCACGCTCTATGTCCCACATGTTCGCGATGGAATAGCGACGGCTTCGAAGCCCGTATCAGTCTCACCTGATATCCTGCAGGTCGTCCGAGAAGGGATGCGTGAGACGGTGACCGAAGGGACAGCACAGTCACTTCAGACGCTCTCCGTGGCCGCGGCGGGCAAGACGGGGACAGCACAGTACGGCACGGGAGACAAGACACACGGCTGGTTCGTATCTTTTGCACCATATGAGAATCCGGAGCTTGTAATGATCGTCCTCGTCGAGGGTCAGTCGAAAGACAGTACCTATCATGCGGTGCCGATTACGAAAGCCGTTTATGATTGGTATTTCTCCCGTGAAAAAAGGCCTTGA
- the mreC gene encoding rod shape-determining protein MreC, which yields MNTQHTFLQRNSIRALIAAGLVWGCVTFLPSGFFAPAQAVLAPVVAPFQGFFSWVAFETSNFFQFFSSVSGLKQENERLARENQVLVHEATLLSEVREENRRLREAFQLPKTEAGQSLSAEVISRDTSGTSFSLTLNRGSLDGVRSGLPVIVGTGQLVGRVAAVHLTSCTVFLLSHPESTIAARIAGTSIQGVIRGDHGLGLIFDMALSGEKLEPGARLVTSGLDDELPKELSIGEIGAVRPSADRLFQQAVVVTPAAESDIRFVTIVIVPAS from the coding sequence ATGAATACCCAACACACATTTCTCCAGAGGAATAGTATTCGGGCGCTCATTGCGGCAGGGCTCGTTTGGGGGTGTGTGACATTTCTGCCGTCTGGATTCTTTGCCCCCGCCCAAGCCGTGCTCGCTCCAGTCGTGGCACCCTTTCAGGGATTTTTTTCATGGGTTGCATTCGAGACGAGTAATTTTTTCCAATTTTTTTCTTCGGTCAGCGGCCTGAAACAAGAAAACGAACGCCTGGCCCGTGAGAATCAGGTACTCGTCCATGAGGCGACACTCTTGTCCGAAGTGAGAGAAGAGAATCGGCGGCTACGCGAAGCCTTTCAGTTGCCTAAGACCGAAGCGGGGCAATCACTCTCGGCTGAAGTCATCAGCCGCGATACATCCGGGACTTCTTTTTCACTTACACTCAATCGGGGCAGTCTGGATGGAGTCCGGAGCGGGCTACCAGTGATTGTCGGTACCGGTCAGCTCGTTGGACGCGTTGCGGCAGTCCACTTGACGAGCTGTACGGTGTTTCTGCTCTCTCATCCCGAGAGCACGATCGCGGCCCGAATTGCAGGGACATCGATTCAAGGGGTGATCCGGGGCGATCATGGCCTCGGGCTTATCTTTGATATGGCACTTTCTGGGGAAAAATTGGAACCAGGTGCTCGGCTTGTGACATCGGGATTGGATGATGAATTGCCAAAAGAACTTTCCATTGGTGAGATCGGTGCGGTGCGGCCATCCGCTGATCGGCTTTTCCAGCAGGCCGTCGTCGTGACCCCAGCCGCCGAGAGTGATATCCGTTTCGTGACTATCGTCATTGTGCCAGCATCATGA